The Actinomadura graeca nucleotide sequence TCAGGGAGATGCCAGGGCCTCGTCCACGCCAGGCTCCCTCCGGCCGAGCAGCGCCGGATCGGGCCGCAGTGTAAGGCTGCCCACGGCCTTCATCATGGCCAGCGGCTCGCGCACATAGCCCCGCACGGTGGCGTTGGTGCGCGACCCGCCCATACTGTCGTCGCCCACTCCCCAGGCTTCGATGCCCACCGCCCGGCAGAGCGCGACCGCGCGCGGCAGGTGGAAGTCCTGGGTGACGACGGTCAGCTTCGTCACACCGAAGATGCGCTTGGCGCGCGCGCAGGAGTCCCACGTGTCGAGCCCGGCGAAGTCCCGGACGACCTTGCCCTCCGGCACACCTCTCCCCACCAGGTAGGCACGCATCGCCGTCGGCTCGTCGTAGCCCTTGACCCGGTTGTCACCGGAGACCA carries:
- a CDS encoding SanA/YdcF family protein, with protein sequence MVLAPMGWAYADTAKYRYSPEKVPATPVALVLGAGIWGDHPSPLLARRLDLAADLYRRGKVRVLLVSGDNRVKGYDEPTAMRAYLVGRGVPEGKVVRDFAGLDTWDSCARAKRIFGVTKLTVVTQDFHLPRAVALCRAVGIEAWGVGDDSMGGSRTNATVRGYVREPLAMMKAVGSLTLRPDPALLGRREPGVDEALASP